A window of the Vigna angularis cultivar LongXiaoDou No.4 chromosome 3, ASM1680809v1, whole genome shotgun sequence genome harbors these coding sequences:
- the LOC108324561 gene encoding uncharacterized protein LOC108324561 translates to MEIFKQLEITMPLTEALQQIPAYAKHMKQMLNKKKKYLDEETIELQGNCSDIMQKTLPPKFKDPGSFIIPCTIGNHDIGKTLIDLGASINLMPLSMLEKIGGLEVKPTRMMLQLADRSVKYPYGVW, encoded by the coding sequence ATGGAGATCTTCAAGCAATTAGAGATTACCATGCCCTTGACTGAAGCACTACagcaaattcctgcttatgcgaaGCACATGAAACAAATGCTcaataagaagaagaaatatctagatgaggaaacaattgaactGCAGGGCAATTGTAGTGATATTATGCAGAAGACTCtccctccaaaatttaaagatccagggagtTTCATCATTCCTTGTACCATTGGAAACCATGATATAGGGAAGACTCTTATTGATTTAGGGGCTAGCATCAACCTGATGCCCCTATCTAtgcttgaaaagattggtggtcttgaagtcaagccaacaagAATGATGCTTCAGTTGGCAGATAGGTCCGTCAAATACCCTTATGGTGTGTGGTAG